The Candidatus Binatota bacterium genome segment AGGATTTTGCGGGCCTGGTCGGGGCGGCCCTCTTCGAACCAGGTGTCGGCCATGTCGACCACCTGTCCGGGGTCGGGTTCGTGTTTTTTAGCCGCCTTGGTAAACAACGCCCGGGCGCGTGCGTAGTCGCCCGACAGTGCCAGCGAACGGGCCTCGCTGCGGGCCGACAGGCTCCAGGCGGCAGCTCTCACCTCGCGGTTGACCCGCCATGCCCGAAGCGCATTGCGGCCCTCGTGTATCAGCGCGAGCACGAAGATGGCCAGCGCGCCAGCGCAAAGCGACAGCAGCACCAGGACCCCCACGGGCAGCTCCACGGCCCACTCGGCTCCCAGTGAGAACCGGGCCTTGTCGGGGTTCAGGTGTAGCAGGGCGGCGATGGCGCCAGCCATGAGCAGCAGGACTACGAATAATAGTGTGCGTCTAAACATCGATGTTTATGCCTTCGTTGATCGCTGCCCCGTTGATCACTGCTGACTGCTGGCCGGTCCCGGGGTCCAGTCGCGGCTGGGAGCGTGGTGCCACAGCCGCTCAAGGTCGTAGACGGCTCGGGTGTCTTCGAGGAACACGTGCAGCACCACGTCGCCGTAGTCTACTAACGCCCAGTGCGCGAACTCCAGTCCCTCGCGCGATATGGGCTCGCGGCCCACGAGCGTGGCTTCTTTTTCTGCGTGATCGCAGATAGCCCGGACCTGTATGGTCGAGCGTGCCGTGCATATGACGAAGTGGTCGGCTATTGAGCTGTCGGTGGCCATGTCGATCACCATGATATCAGTGGCGTTGCGCTCTTCGGCTGCGGCCGCAACTGCCGTCACCAGTTCAACGTCCGAAACAGCAGCAGCCGAAGAGCGGCTGCTGGGGCGAGGGGTTTCGTTTGAGGGGGAGAGCTGAATTTGTTTTTTCATGTTCTGTATAGACCGTGTTCCTTGATATAGGCCGCCACCGCTGGGCCCACGAGGTCTTCGACGGCCAACTGCCCGCGCACGCGCTCGCGCACGCGCGACGACGATACGTCGATGCCGTCTAACAGGTGGGTCATGACAAGATGGCCGCTGCTGTGCCGGTAACAACCGATTTCCGAATCATAACAAGCGTCGCTGCTGTCGGCAAAGGGCAGCGGCGGTGGCTGTGCAAGTGGGGGCTGGCCGGGACGCGACAGCACCACCACGTTGGCCAGCCCGAGTATCCGCTGCGGCTCGTGCCAGGTGTCGACCTCCAGCCAGGCGTCTATGCCCACGAGCAGGTACAGCTCACTGTCGGGCTCACGCTCGGCCAGTGAAGACAGGGTATCGACGGTGTAAGAAGGCCCCTGCCGTTGGTATTCGATGTCGCAGGCCTCAAGACCCTCGTGATCGGCCGTGGCCAGGCTGACCATCGCCAGCCTGTGGCGGGCATCGGCCGGCTGGTCTGCGGGTTTGTGCGGGGGGCGCGGCGCGGGCACCAGCAACACCCTGTCCAGGCCCAGCGCGCGGGCCGTGTGACCGGCCGCCCTGAGGTGGCCGAGGTGCACCGGGTCGAAGGTGCCACCCAGTATACCCAGTCGCGGCAAGGGCTCAGTCCCTTACCTGTCCCTGGCCGCGTACCACGTACTTGTAGGTGGTCAACTCGCGCAGGGCCATCGGCCCGCGCGCGTGGATGCGGTTGGTCGAAATACCGATCTCGGCACCGAAGCCAAAGGCAAAGCCGTCGGTAAAGCGCGTGGACGCGTTTGAGTACACCACGGCCGAGTCCACCAGCGAAAGAAAGCGCTCGGCGTTGTCGTTGTTGCTGCTGACAATCGAATCGGAATGGCCCGATCCCTCGCTGTTGATAAATTCTATGGCCTCGTCGAGTGAGTCGATGATCTTTACGGCCAGCACGAGGTCCAGGTACTCGGTAGACCAGTCGTCTTCGCTGGCGGCCGTAGCGCCGGTTATTAGCTTGATGGCCCGCGGGCAGGCGCGTACTTCCACGCCCGCCTCTTGCAGGCGCGGGGTCAGGTCGGCCAGCAGGCGGTCGGCCACCTCGGCGTGCACGAGCAGGTTTTCTATCGCGTTGCACACGCCGGGCCGCTGCACCTTGGCGTTCATTACGATGTCGGCTGCCGACGCGAGGTCGGCCGATTCGTCGACGTACACGCTGCACACTCCCTCGTAGTGCTTGATGATGGGAATGCTCGAGCGTTCGGCCACGGCCCGCACCAGGCCAGGGCCACCGCGCGGTATGAGCAAGTCTATCGAGTCGTCGCGGGTGAGTAGCTCGTTGGTGGTTTCCCTGTCGGTGCGCTGCACCAACTGCACGGCGGTCTCGGGCACGCCGGTAGCGCGCAGGCCGGCCGTAACTACTTCGGCGATGGCGCTGTTGGAGTGTATGGCTTCCTTGCCGCCCTTGAGTATGACCGCGTTGCCCGACTTGACGCACAGCGCGGTCACGTCGGCAGTAACGTTGGGGCGCGATTCGTAGATCATGCCAATCACGCCTATGGGTATGCGACGCTGCTCAATGTCGAGTCCCGATGGTGCGCGCCAGCGGTCAATCGCGCCCGCCAGGGGATCGTCGAGATCAGCCACGGTAAGCAGGCCCTCGGCCATGCCCTGCACGCGTTCGGGGTTCAGCGTGAGGCGGTCGAGCAGGGCCGAGCTGAGACCGGCTTCGCGTCCGGCGTCGAGGTCGAGCGCGTTGCGTTGGCGGAGCAGCGATTCGGCTTCGACCAGCCGCGAGGCGATCTCGTGCAAGGCCGCGCTGCGTTGCTCGTTGGTGAGCGCGGCCAGTTGCCGCGACGCACTGCGCGCCTGCCGGCAGAGTTCGTCAACGTAAGCCTTCGTGTCGCTTTCCTGCATATCTTCAGTCACCGGGCTGGCCTTCCTGGGCCAGCTCCTCAAGCAGTACCAGGTTGTCCCTGTGTATCAGCTCGTCGCCGGAGTGATAACCGAGACTGGCCTCGATGCTGCTGCTGTGGCTGCCCTTTATGCGCTCGCAGTCGTCCGAATCATAGGCCACCAGTCCACGGGCGAACTCCTTGCCGTCGGGCCCGAGGCAGGTCACGCAGTCGCCGGCGGCGAACGATCCCACAACCGAGGTCACGCCCGAAGGGAGCAGGCTGCCGCCGCGCTCGGACAGGGCAGCCAAGGCGCCCTCGTCCACCTGCAGGGTTCCCGCGGTGGCCATGCCGTAGGCTATCCAGTGCTTGCGATGCGAGATGGGCGAGGCCGAGGCCACCACCAGTGTGCCCGTGCAGCTGTCGGCCTGCAGCGCTCGCGTGAGGCTGCCCTCGGTCGTGCCGTCGGCTATTACGGTGGTTATTCCGCGGTGGGCGGCGCTGGCCGCAGCGCGCAGCTTACTCGCCATGCCGCCGGTGCCCAGCTCCCCAGAGGGGAGTTTCCTCGCGCCCGCGGAGCCATCGAATTCGAGCACGTATTGGTCGATGTTTTCTATCAGGTCCACCACGCTCGAAGAGGCAAGCGTGGGAGGCCCGTCGTATACGCCGTCCACGTCGGTGAGTATCACCAGCAGCTCGGCGCTGACCAGGCCCGCGACCAAGGCCGACAGGTGGTCATTGTCGCCGAACTTGAGCTCTTCGACCGCCACCGAGTCATTCTCGTTCACGACCGGGATGATGCCGTGCGCCAGTAGGTGCTCCATGGTGTGGCGGGCGTTCAGGTAACGGCTGCGGTCGTGCAGGTCGCCCACGCTCAGCAGTACCTGCCCCACGTGGTGTCCGCAGTCTGAAAAGCAACGCTCGTAGTGGGACATGAGGCTGATCTGTCCGACGGCTGCCGCTGCCTGCTGTTCGGGTATGGCCACGGGCATGGCACTCATGCCGAGTCGCGATAGTCCTGCCGCCCGGGCCCCGGAGCTGACCAGTACAACCTGGTAGCCGTGGTCGACCATGCGTGCGATTTCGGCTGCGATGGCGGCTACGCGCTCGCCGTTGATGCTCGAAGCCGTTGTCACCACGCTGCTGCCCAGCTTTACGACAACCCGCCTTACAGACGCGAGTATTGCTGGCTTGTGCTTGAGCTGGGACATGTTTTCTTCTGTCAGCAGGTTTTTGTCGGCTTCGTTTCAGTCGTGCATGGCCTGTCGCTCGGCGTTGTCGCCACGCTGCTGCCGCACCTGCTCCCATATTACAGCAGCAAGCCGTGCACAGCCCTCGCCAGTGGCAGCCGATATGGCCTCAAAAGCGATGTTGCGCTCTGCGAACAGACGTCGCAAGGCCGGCAGCAATTCAGTCGCATCGGG includes the following:
- the rsfS gene encoding ribosome silencing factor; this encodes MKKQIQLSPSNETPRPSSRSSAAAVSDVELVTAVAAAAEERNATDIMVIDMATDSSIADHFVICTARSTIQVRAICDHAEKEATLVGREPISREGLEFAHWALVDYGDVVLHVFLEDTRAVYDLERLWHHAPSRDWTPGPASSQQ
- the nadD gene encoding nicotinate (nicotinamide) nucleotide adenylyltransferase is translated as MPRLGILGGTFDPVHLGHLRAAGHTARALGLDRVLLVPAPRPPHKPADQPADARHRLAMVSLATADHEGLEACDIEYQRQGPSYTVDTLSSLAEREPDSELYLLVGIDAWLEVDTWHEPQRILGLANVVVLSRPGQPPLAQPPPLPFADSSDACYDSEIGCYRHSSGHLVMTHLLDGIDVSSSRVRERVRGQLAVEDLVGPAVAAYIKEHGLYRT
- a CDS encoding glutamate-5-semialdehyde dehydrogenase: MQESDTKAYVDELCRQARSASRQLAALTNEQRSAALHEIASRLVEAESLLRQRNALDLDAGREAGLSSALLDRLTLNPERVQGMAEGLLTVADLDDPLAGAIDRWRAPSGLDIEQRRIPIGVIGMIYESRPNVTADVTALCVKSGNAVILKGGKEAIHSNSAIAEVVTAGLRATGVPETAVQLVQRTDRETTNELLTRDDSIDLLIPRGGPGLVRAVAERSSIPIIKHYEGVCSVYVDESADLASAADIVMNAKVQRPGVCNAIENLLVHAEVADRLLADLTPRLQEAGVEVRACPRAIKLITGATAASEDDWSTEYLDLVLAVKIIDSLDEAIEFINSEGSGHSDSIVSSNNDNAERFLSLVDSAVVYSNASTRFTDGFAFGFGAEIGISTNRIHARGPMALRELTTYKYVVRGQGQVRD
- the proB gene encoding glutamate 5-kinase — its product is MSQLKHKPAILASVRRVVVKLGSSVVTTASSINGERVAAIAAEIARMVDHGYQVVLVSSGARAAGLSRLGMSAMPVAIPEQQAAAAVGQISLMSHYERCFSDCGHHVGQVLLSVGDLHDRSRYLNARHTMEHLLAHGIIPVVNENDSVAVEELKFGDNDHLSALVAGLVSAELLVILTDVDGVYDGPPTLASSSVVDLIENIDQYVLEFDGSAGARKLPSGELGTGGMASKLRAAASAAHRGITTVIADGTTEGSLTRALQADSCTGTLVVASASPISHRKHWIAYGMATAGTLQVDEGALAALSERGGSLLPSGVTSVVGSFAAGDCVTCLGPDGKEFARGLVAYDSDDCERIKGSHSSSIEASLGYHSGDELIHRDNLVLLEELAQEGQPGD